In Chondrinema litorale, one genomic interval encodes:
- a CDS encoding efflux RND transporter permease subunit has product MNFVERALKHKQVTLSVLVLFFIVGVYSLLNMSRREDPKITPTQGLVIAFYPGASSSQVEEQVTKKLEEYLFKFDEVKRKDTYSSSEEGKVIITVELSDHVKEPDVFWNKLRQELLLAKQIDLPEGVIGPIVNSDFGDTEAMIIGISGKDIPYNQLKEYTKKLEDNLRTLPTVSKVKRSGDKEEQILVTANSVKLAQYGITFPDVIKVLQSQNEIYATGDIEISSLEIPLYAKGFYSTQEQLANQVIGTSPLGSVIHLKDVANIKRTYADPDSKVLVNNNDAMIVSIQMREGNNIVQFGEDVNEKINKFKQEVPDNVIVTFIADQPEVVHHNISHFIREFFIAIVSVVIVIILLLPLRIAMVAATAIPMTIALTLAIMNFFGIELHQVSLAGLIVVLGLVVDDAIVVADNYVELLDKGLTRWEAAWKSAYELIVPIFVATITIIFAFLPMVMLSGSVGEFIRTLPITVAISLSASFIIAMVLTPLLCFTFIKKGLHNPDIEKTNKKPSFLDSMQKGYDRLLDWCISHPKTIIVASFVPLIFTGLLKQYALKEQFFPAAERNQFVVELWMPTGTNLDATENAIHKLEGLIKGDERVVNHTSFIGTSAPRFYYNFAPEFPVKNYAQILINTVDIESTNELSEELKHKVETVLPEGAPKVRLMQQGKPLQAFVEVRIWGDDIAILKKIGQEIKDIINNEEGSKNVRTDFKEDYYGLDIKLKPVAERLGFTTEVVAKSVYTGFTGAPVTSIREDDNPVKVLFRLDKKARQSSSDLKNMYITSPITGGNVPLSQITDLLPIWKTGRIRHRNGLKMLTVQSSTENAVLPSELLSSIQPKIEKLELPNGYSITYGGEDAGQRETFSEMVIALSISLLLIFFTLLFQFKNLKEAGIIMLTIPLSMFGAMLGLFVTGNYFGFTAFVGLISLSGVVVRNAIILIDHIHELVKHHQMSLKEATIESGKRRLRPIFLTAMAAAVGVFPMIASGSPMWSPLASVIAFGVVWGMLIALLSVPVFYLLWVVPSSKNAD; this is encoded by the coding sequence ATGAATTTTGTAGAAAGAGCATTAAAACACAAACAAGTTACCTTATCAGTCTTGGTACTGTTTTTTATAGTGGGAGTGTATTCTCTATTAAATATGTCTCGTAGAGAAGACCCAAAAATCACACCCACACAAGGACTGGTCATTGCTTTCTATCCAGGGGCGAGTTCTTCTCAGGTAGAAGAGCAGGTAACCAAAAAGCTGGAAGAATACCTGTTTAAATTTGATGAAGTAAAAAGAAAAGATACCTATTCCTCTTCTGAAGAGGGCAAAGTAATTATTACCGTAGAATTAAGTGATCATGTAAAAGAGCCCGATGTATTTTGGAACAAGTTACGTCAGGAATTATTACTTGCCAAGCAAATAGATTTACCTGAAGGCGTAATCGGCCCAATTGTCAACTCAGATTTTGGAGATACAGAAGCCATGATTATTGGCATTTCTGGAAAAGACATCCCTTACAACCAATTAAAAGAATATACAAAAAAACTGGAGGACAATCTTCGTACACTACCCACTGTGTCTAAGGTCAAAAGAAGTGGAGACAAGGAAGAACAAATTCTGGTAACTGCCAATTCCGTTAAACTCGCCCAATATGGTATAACCTTTCCAGATGTTATAAAGGTACTTCAATCTCAAAATGAGATTTATGCCACAGGTGATATAGAAATATCATCTCTTGAAATTCCTCTTTATGCGAAAGGGTTTTACAGTACGCAGGAACAATTGGCCAATCAAGTTATTGGCACTTCCCCATTAGGTTCAGTTATTCACTTAAAAGATGTAGCGAACATTAAAAGAACCTATGCAGACCCTGACAGTAAGGTTTTGGTCAACAATAACGATGCTATGATTGTGAGCATTCAAATGCGAGAAGGTAACAACATTGTTCAATTTGGAGAGGATGTCAATGAAAAAATAAATAAATTTAAACAAGAAGTACCTGATAATGTTATTGTTACATTTATTGCCGACCAACCCGAAGTGGTTCATCACAACATATCCCATTTTATACGCGAGTTCTTTATAGCCATCGTATCCGTGGTTATAGTCATCATTTTACTATTACCATTAAGAATTGCCATGGTTGCTGCTACAGCAATTCCCATGACAATAGCACTCACCTTGGCCATTATGAATTTCTTCGGCATTGAATTGCACCAGGTTTCATTGGCAGGATTAATTGTTGTTTTAGGATTGGTCGTTGATGATGCAATTGTGGTTGCTGATAATTATGTAGAACTGTTGGATAAAGGTCTAACCCGTTGGGAAGCAGCCTGGAAAAGTGCTTACGAATTAATAGTACCCATTTTCGTTGCCACCATCACAATTATCTTTGCATTCTTGCCAATGGTCATGCTGTCCGGTTCTGTCGGAGAATTTATTAGGACACTACCCATTACAGTGGCAATATCTTTGTCAGCATCATTCATTATTGCTATGGTACTAACCCCTTTGCTTTGCTTTACGTTTATCAAAAAAGGTTTACATAACCCAGATATCGAGAAAACTAACAAGAAACCAAGTTTCTTGGATAGCATGCAGAAAGGTTATGATAGGCTACTGGATTGGTGTATATCACACCCTAAAACAATCATCGTTGCAAGTTTTGTCCCGCTCATTTTTACGGGTCTTCTAAAACAGTATGCCTTAAAAGAACAGTTTTTCCCGGCAGCAGAAAGAAATCAATTTGTTGTGGAACTTTGGATGCCAACCGGTACCAATCTTGATGCCACCGAAAACGCTATCCACAAGCTTGAAGGTTTGATAAAAGGTGATGAAAGAGTTGTGAACCATACTTCTTTCATTGGTACATCAGCACCAAGATTTTATTACAATTTCGCTCCCGAATTTCCAGTGAAAAATTATGCCCAAATCCTTATCAACACGGTAGATATTGAATCAACCAATGAGCTTTCCGAAGAACTGAAACACAAAGTGGAAACCGTGTTGCCAGAAGGAGCGCCCAAAGTACGACTTATGCAACAGGGTAAACCGCTTCAGGCTTTTGTAGAAGTTAGGATATGGGGAGATGATATTGCCATTTTAAAGAAAATTGGACAAGAGATAAAAGATATCATCAATAACGAAGAAGGTAGCAAGAATGTTCGTACCGATTTCAAGGAAGATTATTATGGGCTGGATATCAAACTAAAGCCTGTAGCTGAACGCCTTGGATTTACGACAGAAGTAGTGGCAAAAAGTGTATATACAGGATTTACGGGAGCACCTGTAACCTCGATACGTGAAGACGATAATCCAGTAAAGGTATTATTTCGATTAGATAAAAAAGCCAGACAATCCTCATCAGATTTGAAAAACATGTATATTACATCTCCCATTACAGGTGGCAATGTCCCGCTATCCCAAATTACAGATTTACTTCCAATTTGGAAAACAGGGAGAATACGACATAGAAATGGCTTAAAAATGTTAACGGTTCAAAGTAGTACCGAAAACGCTGTATTACCTTCCGAGCTTTTGAGCTCCATCCAACCAAAAATTGAAAAGCTTGAATTGCCCAATGGCTATAGCATAACATATGGCGGTGAGGATGCAGGCCAAAGAGAGACCTTCTCTGAAATGGTCATAGCTCTTTCCATTAGCTTACTGCTCATATTCTTTACCCTTCTCTTTCAATTTAAAAACTTGAAGGAAGCAGGAATTATAATGTTGACCATCCCATTGAGCATGTTCGGTGCCATGCTTGGTTTGTTTGTTACAGGTAACTATTTTGGCTTTACTGCCTTTGTAGGCTTGATAAGCCTTTCTGGAGTCGTAGTTAGAAATGCCATTATTCTTATCGATCACATACACGAATTGGTAAAGCATCATCAGATGAGTTTGAAAGAAGCAACTATTGAGAGTGGTAAACGTAGACTACGTCCCATTTTCCTTACAGCTATGGCAGCTGCTGTAGGTGTCTTTCCAATGATCGCATCAGGCTCCCCTATGTGGAGTCCCTTAGCAAGTGTTATAGCATTTGGTGTGGTTTGGGGTATGTTAATCGCATTACTTTCAGTCCCTGTATTCTATTTATTATGGGTTGTACCATCCTCAAAAAACGCTGATTAA
- a CDS encoding efflux RND transporter periplasmic adaptor subunit: protein MKQRNKLWCVILFVAGISSIIISCKDKRGSSDISGKTIPIITENINTKSYFQGIHVSGNIEGNKTVNLGFMVAGKINNINVDLGQNVKQNQLIASLDPTDYQIAKEIVDVQVNQTEDEYNRLKIMYERNSISESDYKKIEYGLQNARAQQKLKNKNLADTKMYAPFDAVLLEKVAETGEIISSGMPVLVLSDISIVKVNAYVPENQLHNIKIGQEANVQIGALNESHIGKIIEVSGAADITTRAFTVVIEVPNPEASIKPGMIAEIELSSNQEKSIITIPASSILNSPEGQTYVFIAKSGKAYRRDISIGSIYGDEIEVVTGLSTGESLVTGGQNKLTNGSIVSVTEQISIR from the coding sequence ATGAAACAAAGAAATAAACTTTGGTGTGTTATCCTTTTTGTGGCAGGGATTTCATCTATAATTATCTCCTGTAAGGATAAAAGAGGCAGCTCTGATATATCTGGAAAAACAATTCCTATTATCACAGAAAATATTAATACTAAAAGCTATTTCCAAGGTATTCATGTTAGTGGAAATATTGAAGGCAACAAAACAGTAAATTTAGGTTTTATGGTAGCTGGAAAGATTAACAATATAAATGTTGATCTTGGACAAAATGTAAAGCAAAACCAACTTATAGCTTCCCTAGATCCAACAGATTACCAAATAGCAAAGGAGATTGTCGATGTACAAGTAAACCAAACAGAGGATGAATATAATCGTCTTAAAATCATGTATGAACGTAATAGTATTAGTGAAAGTGACTACAAGAAAATTGAATATGGATTACAAAATGCTCGAGCACAGCAAAAACTTAAAAACAAAAACCTTGCTGATACAAAGATGTATGCTCCATTTGATGCTGTCTTATTAGAAAAGGTTGCAGAAACTGGAGAAATCATTTCATCAGGCATGCCTGTGTTAGTGCTATCAGATATAAGTATAGTAAAAGTAAATGCCTATGTTCCCGAGAATCAGCTGCATAACATTAAAATAGGACAAGAAGCAAATGTACAGATTGGTGCCTTAAATGAAAGCCATATAGGTAAAATAATCGAGGTTTCCGGTGCTGCAGATATAACCACTAGGGCATTTACTGTAGTTATTGAGGTTCCAAATCCCGAAGCTTCCATAAAACCCGGAATGATTGCAGAAATTGAACTCAGTTCAAATCAAGAAAAATCAATTATTACAATTCCTGCCAGTTCAATTCTTAATTCTCCTGAAGGTCAAACCTATGTTTTCATAGCTAAAAGTGGTAAAGCTTATAGAAGAGACATTAGTATTGGTTCAATTTACGGAGACGAAATTGAAGTAGTTACTGGTTTATCGACAGGGGAATCTTTAGTGACAGGAGGGCAGAACAAGCTCACTAATGGAAGTATAGTTTCGGTAACTGAACAAATAAGTATTAGATGA
- a CDS encoding Crp/Fnr family transcriptional regulator codes for MKLADYLKKEINFPDEIIKKFDSLWETNKLPKGYQLLSEGTNSQKVYYVEKGIIRMYYLKNGKDITQDFFEEKSFYVPAEKVFFNEYHPYYLELLEDCVIKFTDYSKIEALLSQHQELNKFVRFIMVGVIKKLSERLCSIQFQTARERYRNLIATYPDILLRAPLGHIASYLGITQQTLSVIRAEKEK; via the coding sequence ATGAAATTAGCAGACTATTTAAAAAAAGAAATTAATTTCCCTGATGAGATAATTAAAAAATTTGATAGTCTGTGGGAAACTAACAAACTACCTAAAGGATATCAACTTTTAAGTGAAGGCACAAACTCTCAGAAAGTCTACTATGTGGAAAAAGGAATTATCAGAATGTACTATCTCAAAAATGGCAAAGACATCACTCAAGACTTTTTTGAAGAAAAGTCTTTCTATGTACCTGCTGAAAAAGTTTTTTTTAACGAATATCATCCCTATTATCTAGAATTACTTGAAGATTGTGTTATTAAGTTTACTGACTATTCCAAAATTGAAGCATTACTTTCCCAACATCAAGAATTAAACAAGTTTGTTCGATTCATTATGGTAGGGGTAATAAAGAAATTATCCGAGAGGCTTTGCTCCATTCAATTTCAAACAGCACGCGAAAGGTATAGGAATTTAATAGCAACCTACCCCGATATTTTATTGCGTGCTCCTTTGGGACATATAGCCTCCTATTTAGGTATTACACAACAAACATTGAGCGTTATTCGTGCGGAAAAAGAAAAATAA
- a CDS encoding DUF3500 domain-containing protein: MTNSIKIIVITLITFTIVSCDKDDDISCTQITWYEDTDDDGLGNPDVSTTACQQPDGYVDNADDDDDSTSITASCDDKSGVEQLVCLAETYLDLLSSSQLSEAQLTYSVSTAQEWSNLPVGNVPRPGLGFTDMSSTQLAAAKALLIAASGTTENEGWDEIEQTLNADDYLKDNGGGNGYGSGLYYLAILGTPSTTDTWEIMFGGHHFAFANTYSGGVLAGGTPSFRGIEPMGTFTYDGTTNQPLNQEQAALAAMLQSLSSTELASAELSGTWNDLLVGPQEDDNFPSSNSGIQVGNLSTAQKELVMTAIQTYVFDIADDDASDILSTYEAEIEDTYIAYSGTTGVDAIGDYVRIDGPSVWIEYSVQNGIILSDPHPHSVWRDKDGDYGGN; encoded by the coding sequence ATGACAAATTCTATTAAAATTATAGTCATTACTTTAATCACTTTTACAATTGTATCTTGTGATAAAGACGATGATATTAGTTGTACACAAATCACATGGTATGAAGATACTGATGATGACGGGTTGGGAAATCCTGATGTTAGTACAACTGCTTGCCAGCAGCCTGATGGATATGTAGACAATGCCGATGATGATGATGACTCTACTAGTATAACCGCCAGTTGTGATGATAAGTCAGGTGTTGAGCAATTAGTTTGTCTGGCGGAAACTTACCTTGACTTGCTTTCTTCTTCTCAATTGTCAGAAGCACAACTAACTTACAGTGTAAGTACAGCACAAGAATGGTCCAATCTACCTGTAGGAAATGTGCCTAGACCTGGTTTAGGTTTTACCGATATGAGTTCTACCCAATTAGCTGCAGCAAAAGCTTTGTTAATAGCAGCTTCTGGAACAACAGAAAATGAAGGATGGGATGAAATTGAACAGACCCTTAATGCTGATGATTATTTAAAAGATAATGGTGGAGGTAATGGCTATGGTTCTGGTTTATATTATTTGGCCATTTTGGGAACTCCATCTACCACTGATACTTGGGAAATTATGTTTGGTGGTCACCATTTTGCATTTGCAAACACCTATAGTGGAGGAGTTCTAGCAGGGGGAACACCTTCTTTTAGAGGGATTGAACCAATGGGAACATTTACTTATGATGGGACAACCAACCAACCACTCAATCAAGAACAAGCTGCACTAGCTGCAATGCTGCAAAGCTTATCTTCTACAGAATTAGCTTCCGCCGAACTAAGTGGAACTTGGAATGATTTATTGGTAGGTCCGCAGGAAGATGATAATTTTCCTTCATCTAATTCTGGAATTCAGGTAGGTAATTTGAGCACAGCACAAAAAGAATTGGTAATGACAGCCATTCAAACGTATGTATTTGATATTGCTGATGATGATGCCTCTGACATTTTAAGTACCTATGAAGCTGAAATAGAAGATACTTACATCGCTTATTCAGGAACAACAGGTGTGGATGCTATTGGAGACTATGTTCGAATAGATGGTCCTTCTGTATGGATAGAATATAGTGTGCAAAATGGAATTATTTTATCTGACCCTCATCCGCATTCTGTTTGGAGAGATAAAGATGGTGACTATGGAGGAAACTAA
- a CDS encoding NAD(P)H-dependent oxidoreductase translates to MKVVIVFNHPYQKSYCNAILEAATRGLQVGNHEIDLIHLDNDGFNPVMTADDLKAFRDKKPVDPQVIDYKSRIEQADYLIFIFPIWWELMPAMTKGFIDKVIFPGVAYDYTNANNTRMKPLWTKLKGITLITTMNTPSLLYSLIFGNAIKKAMILGTFWKIGFKNRKWISLNQVKMASHEKRTKWLNSIEDKFSKLK, encoded by the coding sequence ATGAAAGTAGTAATCGTTTTTAATCACCCCTATCAAAAAAGTTATTGCAATGCAATTTTAGAAGCAGCTACAAGGGGACTACAAGTAGGTAATCATGAAATAGATCTTATTCATCTCGATAATGATGGGTTTAATCCAGTTATGACAGCTGATGACCTGAAAGCATTTAGAGATAAAAAGCCAGTTGACCCTCAAGTAATAGATTATAAAAGTAGAATTGAACAAGCAGATTATCTAATTTTCATTTTCCCAATTTGGTGGGAATTGATGCCAGCCATGACAAAGGGATTTATAGATAAGGTAATATTTCCTGGTGTTGCCTACGATTATACTAATGCAAATAATACAAGAATGAAACCTCTTTGGACAAAACTAAAAGGTATCACTTTGATTACTACCATGAATACACCCAGCTTATTATATAGTCTTATTTTTGGCAATGCTATAAAAAAGGCAATGATTTTAGGAACTTTTTGGAAAATTGGCTTTAAAAACCGAAAGTGGATTAGCTTGAATCAAGTGAAAATGGCATCGCACGAAAAGCGAACAAAATGGTTGAATTCCATCGAAGATAAATTCTCAAAACTTAAGTAA
- a CDS encoding TMEM175 family protein, with protein sequence MESKNIEVERTVFFSDAVIAIAITLLALELKVETEDDQTLHFSDILDQWKSLVAFLLSFINIALFWKVHHTFFAHIIQIDNRLLFYNLIWLFFIVLIPFSTSLFGFHLFNFAAVVTYSINVLFVTIFQNLIWDYASNKKYYKKLDVIDELTYSELRLYCNLDIGNSVISIGLSFFSPALAFILLFTKLPILLVVVFFYQKKRRRKKHRKL encoded by the coding sequence ATGGAATCAAAAAATATTGAAGTCGAACGTACTGTTTTTTTTAGTGATGCAGTTATAGCTATCGCCATCACATTATTAGCTCTTGAATTAAAAGTTGAAACAGAAGATGACCAAACCCTACATTTTTCAGATATATTGGATCAATGGAAATCTTTGGTAGCATTCTTACTATCCTTCATCAATATTGCACTCTTTTGGAAAGTGCACCATACATTTTTTGCACACATCATTCAGATTGATAATCGATTACTTTTTTACAACCTAATTTGGCTGTTTTTCATTGTCTTGATTCCTTTCTCAACTTCATTGTTTGGATTTCATTTATTTAACTTTGCAGCTGTAGTTACTTACAGTATAAATGTGTTATTTGTTACTATCTTTCAGAACTTAATATGGGATTATGCTAGCAATAAAAAGTATTATAAAAAATTAGACGTTATTGATGAATTGACTTATTCTGAACTGAGATTGTATTGTAATTTAGATATTGGAAATTCTGTTATTTCAATAGGATTGTCTTTTTTCAGTCCAGCATTAGCTTTCATTTTACTTTTTACTAAACTACCAATATTATTAGTGGTTGTTTTCTTTTATCAAAAGAAACGACGAAGAAAAAAGCATAGAAAATTATAA
- a CDS encoding serine hydrolase domain-containing protein — protein sequence MIGKYLRFVGLCLLLFLAKPGFCFLENQSDSLYKEDLKTLNKKIANVLKDHHGLCAGIALISKNHPDMILEVGNCESNGERPASENTIFRIASVSKMIVALAILKLQEEDKLSLEDQLINFIPEVEFENPWEETHPIQVVHLLEHTSGWDEIHLVEMMYDETPPIPMKKALEFHPHTRKSRWVPGSRMAYSNVNYAVAAYIVEKVSGMSYEEYVRKAIFKPLMMSHSTFFNDKLYKEWGAVTYNWAMEKIPYKNELYRSPGGLNSSARDMAQILKMLLNRGKIDSLDFLQEESIIRMETPKSSIGAQAGLELGYGLGNWKSSYKGFTSQGHDGAMNGGLAQLIYFPEYGIGHVILLNANNGWVMQQITALIRGFEMNLLPDDQSISQKYNGLLEIEEGYYLAINPRSQNRFYQDIFISIEKIEIQNNVVKRSWIGSGQTTSYYPVSPTQCILSNSNKTGLVLAEDPLAGKVLYSENFVLKPISTFQVYTQMILLGLWITLMPAGLLCFWHLPLQFS from the coding sequence ATGATTGGTAAATATTTAAGATTTGTAGGATTATGCCTTCTTTTATTTTTGGCGAAACCTGGATTTTGTTTTTTAGAAAATCAGTCTGATTCTCTTTATAAAGAAGATTTAAAGACTTTAAATAAAAAAATTGCTAATGTATTAAAGGATCATCATGGTCTTTGTGCAGGTATTGCACTGATAAGTAAAAATCATCCTGATATGATTTTGGAGGTTGGAAATTGTGAGTCAAATGGAGAAAGACCTGCTTCTGAAAATACTATATTCCGTATTGCCTCTGTTTCCAAAATGATTGTGGCTTTAGCTATACTTAAATTGCAGGAAGAAGATAAATTGTCTCTTGAAGATCAACTAATAAACTTCATACCCGAAGTTGAATTTGAGAATCCTTGGGAGGAGACTCATCCTATTCAAGTTGTACATTTGTTGGAACATACTAGTGGTTGGGATGAGATCCATCTGGTGGAAATGATGTATGATGAAACACCTCCTATACCCATGAAAAAAGCCTTAGAGTTTCATCCTCACACCCGAAAATCGAGGTGGGTTCCAGGTTCAAGAATGGCCTACAGCAATGTCAATTATGCAGTTGCAGCCTATATTGTTGAAAAAGTAAGTGGGATGTCCTATGAAGAATATGTCCGTAAAGCGATTTTTAAACCTTTAATGATGAGCCACTCCACTTTTTTTAATGATAAATTATATAAGGAATGGGGAGCTGTAACCTACAACTGGGCAATGGAAAAGATCCCATACAAAAATGAACTTTACCGATCACCAGGGGGATTAAATTCCTCAGCTAGGGATATGGCTCAAATCCTGAAAATGTTATTAAACAGAGGAAAAATCGATTCTCTGGATTTTCTGCAGGAAGAATCAATAATTAGGATGGAAACACCAAAGAGCTCCATTGGCGCTCAGGCTGGTTTGGAATTAGGATATGGACTAGGAAACTGGAAAAGCTCTTATAAAGGTTTTACTTCACAGGGTCATGATGGAGCTATGAATGGTGGTTTAGCCCAATTAATCTATTTTCCAGAATACGGTATTGGTCATGTTATTTTACTCAATGCCAATAATGGCTGGGTAATGCAGCAAATAACTGCTTTAATCCGGGGTTTTGAAATGAATTTATTACCGGATGACCAGTCAATTTCACAAAAATATAATGGCCTATTGGAAATCGAAGAAGGTTATTACCTGGCTATAAATCCAAGAAGCCAAAATAGGTTTTATCAGGATATTTTTATTAGTATTGAAAAAATTGAAATTCAGAATAATGTGGTAAAGCGATCCTGGATTGGTTCAGGTCAAACTACAAGCTATTATCCAGTTTCACCAACCCAATGTATCCTGAGCAATTCAAACAAAACTGGTTTAGTACTAGCGGAAGACCCATTGGCGGGAAAGGTTTTATACTCTGAGAATTTCGTACTAAAACCCATTTCAACTTTTCAGGTTTATACTCAGATGATATTGCTCGGACTTTGGATTACATTGATGCCTGCAGGACTTCTTTGTTTTTGGCATTTACCATTGCAGTTTTCGTAA
- a CDS encoding HupE/UreJ family protein → MNKHKILVLKMLIMFALITFQKQALGHPMPNTVIELSVGDQTISGTAKMPFIVLMDATMHNEAQIDSSFILAYFSQHILASTANNNWQTVIKDYKKVDEYDREVGNYSELEIHFELIPPTSEEMRQFSFVYNAIIHQVITHKVLVFLKYDWNSGLISDKTARPIGVIETDYNTNSINPLKIDLEQGSWFKGTWAMFLYGMEHIRVGLDHILFLLTLLLVAPLTVQDKNWTGFQGLSFTLIRFLKISFAFTIGHSITLLAGSFDLIPFRAQYIEVLIAVSILISAIHCIKPIFNKREPLVAASFGLIHGLAFSISLSSMNLDWQARLLSVLGFNLGIESMQLIIMVCFFPLLLASKWKYYSVIRMSFAVITGITAIAWIFERMQEKENVITAFANSLL, encoded by the coding sequence ATGAATAAACACAAGATATTAGTTTTAAAAATGCTTATAATGTTTGCGCTTATTACTTTTCAAAAGCAAGCATTAGGACATCCAATGCCTAATACCGTAATTGAATTGTCTGTAGGTGATCAAACAATTTCAGGTACTGCCAAAATGCCATTTATTGTATTAATGGATGCCACCATGCATAATGAAGCTCAGATAGATTCTTCTTTTATATTGGCATATTTCAGTCAACATATACTAGCATCTACTGCAAATAACAATTGGCAAACAGTTATTAAAGATTATAAAAAGGTAGATGAATATGACCGTGAAGTTGGTAACTATTCTGAACTAGAGATTCACTTTGAACTCATCCCTCCTACTTCGGAAGAAATGCGTCAGTTTAGTTTTGTATATAATGCGATTATCCACCAAGTAATCACCCATAAGGTACTTGTATTCTTAAAATATGATTGGAACAGTGGTTTAATCTCTGACAAAACAGCTCGTCCGATTGGGGTAATAGAAACAGATTATAATACAAATAGCATCAATCCACTAAAAATTGATTTAGAACAAGGAAGTTGGTTTAAAGGAACTTGGGCTATGTTTCTATATGGAATGGAACATATAAGAGTGGGTTTAGATCATATCTTGTTTTTACTAACTCTTTTACTTGTTGCTCCACTTACTGTACAGGATAAAAACTGGACAGGTTTTCAAGGTCTTAGCTTTACTTTAATCAGGTTTTTAAAGATCAGTTTTGCCTTTACTATTGGTCATTCAATTACGCTTTTAGCTGGTAGTTTTGATCTTATACCATTTAGAGCACAATACATCGAAGTATTAATTGCTGTTTCTATTTTAATTTCTGCTATTCACTGTATCAAACCCATATTTAATAAAAGAGAACCATTGGTTGCAGCTAGTTTTGGGCTAATTCACGGTTTGGCATTTTCTATTTCACTTTCGTCAATGAACCTCGATTGGCAAGCTCGTTTACTCAGTGTTTTGGGTTTTAACTTAGGAATTGAAAGCATGCAACTTATAATTATGGTTTGTTTCTTTCCACTGTTATTAGCCAGCAAATGGAAGTACTATTCTGTAATTAGAATGTCATTTGCAGTGATAACAGGCATTACAGCTATTGCATGGATTTTTGAACGAATGCAGGAAAAAGAAAATGTGATTACCGCTTTTGCTAACTCTTTGTTGTAG